The nucleotide sequence TGGCGAAGGGGATCACCGAGCCGCTGCCCAACCTCCACGTCCTCGGGCCGCTGGCGATCCCCGCCTTCGGTCCGACCGCCCGCAAGATCAACCGGATCATCTTCCGGCAGCAGATCCTCCGGGCGATGAAGAAGCTCGGCTTCCGGGATCCGATCTCGTGGAGCTTCCTGCCTGCCTCCGCGCCGGTGAGCGGCACCCTCGGCGAGGAGCTCGTCGTCTACCACTGCGTCGACGAGTTCTCGGAATTCACGGGCACGCCCGGCGAGATCAAGCAGATGGAGGAGGAGCTCGCCCGCAGGGCGGAGGTGGTGATCGTCTCGGCGGACAAGCTCGCGAGGAGCAAGGGCGCCTGGAACCGGAACCTCCACGTGGTGCGCCACGGCGTCGACCACGCCCATTTCGCCAGGGCCCTCGACGACGCCATCCAGGTGCCGCCGGAGCTGGCGGCGCTGCCGGGGCCGGTGATCGGCTTCTTCGGGCTGGTGGCGGATTGGGTCGACCTCGAGCTGATCCGCGCGGTGGCCGATGCCTTCCCCGAGGGCTCGGTGGCGATCGTCGGCAAGGTGAGCACCTCGCTCGCTGCGCTCCAGGGCGCCCACAACGTCCACCTCTTCGGCCGAAGGCCGTACGAGGAGCTGCCGGCGTGGTGCAAGGGCTTCGACGTGGCACTGATGCCCTTCGTCGAGAACGAGCTCGCCGCCAACTCCAACCCGCTCAAGGTCCGCGAATATCTGGCGGCGGGGCTGCCGGTGGTCTCGACGCCGGTGCCGGAGGTGGAGCGCCTCGGCCTCTGCAAGATCGCCTCGGGCCGCGAGGCGTTCGTGCGGGCGGTGCGCGAGGCGCTGCGGGATCCGGGACCGAGCAGGGCGCGGAGCGCCTCGATCGCCCACGAATCGTGGGATGCGAAGGTCGACGAGATCCGGATGGCGATCGCCGCGACCTACGAGCGGCGCAAGGGCCGCTGACCCCCCGGGCGAGTCGTTGACGGGAGCGGGTGGGGTGGCGATCTCGGCGCCCATGGCACCGGAGATCGCCCCCATCCGCCGCAAGGCAAAAGTCGACCTGCCCATCGCACAGGTCTTCTCGCTCTGGACCGACTCGCTCGTGCTCTGGTGGCCGCGGGCGTTCACGTGGTCGCAGGAAAAGCTCGAGCGGATCGTGATCGAGCCCCACGCCGGCGGCCGCTGCTTCGAGCGCGGCCCCTTCGACTTCCACTGCGACTTCGGCAGGGTGCTGGTCTGCGAGCCGCCTTCGCTGCTGCGCTTCACCTGGCAGATCGCCCCGGACCGCACGCCGCAGCCGGACCCCGAGAAGTGCAGCGAGGTCGAGGTGCGCCTCGCGGCGGCCTCGCCGACGTCGACGACGGTGGCGATCGAGCACCGGGGCTTCGCGCGGCACGGCGACGGCGGGGAAGCCTACCGGCAGGGCATGGAGCAGGGCTGGGACGAGCTGGTGCGCCGCCTCGAGGCGACGGCGCAGCCGCTCTAGCTAGCTGCCCTGCGGCATCGTCGGCGGCGGCGGCGGCTCGGGGACCGGTTCGTCCGGGCTCTGCGGTGGCGGTTCCGGCGTCTTCTGCGGGCTTTCGTCGCGGATCTTCATCCGGTCGAATCTGCGCCTCTGACGCGTGTCGTGCAGCGCCCGCGGCGGGTGCGGGTCGCTGGTGTTTCCACCCGGAGGAAAACCACTTCCCATCCGGTGCCGCCGGTTGCGCAGCCCGAGGCGCCGTTCGCCTGCTCGGCGGCCTCTTCCTCCGGGCACGGGGGCTGCACCAGGGGCGAGCGTGGATCGACTCGCCTACATCGGTTATCTCGCCCGCACCGTTCCCCCGCACCGCCTGGCGCAGGTGGCGGCGCTCCGCCTCTGGCGCGGCGCCTGGCGCACCCTCGAAGGCGGACCGCAGCTGCCCGCCGAGGAGGAGGTGCTCCGGGCCTTCGGCGCCCGCAGCCTCGCCCAGCTCCCCCGCCGCGTCGCCGCGCCGGTCCCGGGGCCCTGGGGATTCGCCTCGCCCCCAGCGGTGGCGAGCACCGCCCGGACGCTCCGCACGGAGTTGCCGCAGGAGGCGGAGCGCGCGGTGGCCCGGGCGGAGGCCGCGCTGGAGCGGCGCTCGGTGGTTTTCGGGCGGGAGGTGGTCCTGCCGGGCTGCGATCGCTTCGTGCCCCTGGCCAGCGCGGGCTGGCGCGCCATCGACTGGGAGGTCGATCCGGTGAGCGGCGCGCGCTTCGACGGCGGGAGCACGCCGCCGGGCGCGGACATCAAATATCCCTGGGTGCCCGGTCGCCTCGACGAGGTGGTGCACCTCGCCTGCGGCGCGGTCCTCACCGCCGGGCAGCCTTCACGCTCCCGCGCCTTCGCCGATGCCGCGCTCGATCGCATCCTCGACCTCGCCTTCGCTCCCCGCGGCGTGCAGTGGAGCTGCGCGATGGAGGTGGCGCTGCGGGCGGCGAACGTCGCCATCGCCGTGCGCCTCCTCGCAGGGCATGCAGCGCTCGAGGCGCGGCCCGAAGCGCTCCTCGCCGTGCTGCGCTCGCTGGTCTTCCACCTGCGCTGGGTCGAGGGCCACCTCGAGGATACGGTGGCGGTCCCCAACAACCACCTCGTCTCCGATCTCGTCGGACCGGCGGTGGTGGGGGCGCTGCTGCCGCGCCTGCCCGGCGCCGCAGCAGGGGCACGGCGGGCGCTGCGGCAGCTCGAGCGGGAGCTCCTCGCCCAGACCCTTCCCGACGGCCTCAGCTTCGAGGGATCCGTTCCCTACCACCGCCTCGCGGTGGAGCTCTTCCTCCTCGCGGATCTCGCGGCGCAGGGCCTCGCTGCGCCCTTCGGGAGGGAGGCGCGGGAGCGGCTCGCGCAGATGTTCGTGGCGACGCGGGAGCTCGGCGACGGTAGGGGCCTCGCGCCGCAGATCGGCGACAACGACTCGGGGCAGGCGTTGGCCTTCCGGCCGAGGGGACCGCAGGAGCAGGCCTGGCTCCTGCCCATCGGCGCCGCGCTCTTCGAGCGGAAGGAGCTGCACCTGGAGGGCCCGAGCGCCGAGCTGGTCTGGCTGCTCGGCGCGGCGGGGCTGCGGCGGCTCGAGCGCATGCCGCTGGGACGGCGGCCGCGAGATTCGGCGCTGCGCCACGGCGGCGTCTATGTCCTCCGCTCCGAGCGGCTGAGCTGCGCGATCGCCTGCGGGAGCAACGGCACCGGCGGGACGGGAACCCACGGCCACAACGACAAGCTGGCGGTGGAGATCTGCGTCGATGGCAGGCAGGTGATCGGCGATCCGGGCACCGGCAGTTACACCGGCGACCCCGCGCTGCGGAACCGGCTCCGCGGAACCGCCGCCCACAGCACCGTGATCGTCGAAGGCGAGGAGCAGCAGCCGCTGCCTTCGGGCAGGCTCTTTGCGCTCCCCGACAGCGCCCACGCCCGCTGCCTGCGGTTCACGTCCGAGCGGAGCAGGGCTACCTTCCTCGGCGAGCACCGGGGCTACGAGCGGCTCACGCCTGCGGTGATCCACCAGCGCGAGGTCGTCCTCGATCGCCTCCTCGAACGGATCCTGATCCGCGACGAGCTGCAGGGCAGCGGGAAGAGCAGGGCGGAGGCCCGCTACCTCGTCACCTGTGGCGCGGCACGCGTGCGTCCGATCGGCGAGCGGGAGCGGGCCTTCGTGGAGCGCACGCTGCCGCGGGAGCTGCCCTGGGATCTGGAGAACGTGGTGGAGCTGGGGTCGCACCTCGGCCCGCTGGCGCTGCTGATCGGCGCCGGCGCCGCCGGTGCGCCGCGGTTCGAGGAAGCGACGTACGCACGTGGCTATGGCGAGTTGGCGCACGCCCTCCATGTGTGCTTCCGCCTGGAAGGCGTGCTGCCGAGTGTTTTCACCGCTGCCGTGCTGCCCTTCGCAGCAGCAGCAGGGCGTTGAGAGGAGGCGAGTTCGTATGTTGCAGCGTGAGGTTCCGGCTTCGAGCTTGATTGGGAAGATCCGCGCCAAGCAGGCGGTCGTCGGCGTCATCGGCCTCGGCTACGTGGGTCTTCCCCTGGGGATGGCGTTTGCCGAGGAGGGCTTCCCGACGCTCGGGCTCGACGTCGATCGGAAGAAGGTCGCCTCGATCAACCGCGGCGAGAGCTACATCCGCCACATCGAGTCGGCGCCCCTGCAGCAGCTCGCGCTCTCGAAGAAGTTCGAGGCGACGGTCGACTTCTCCCGGGCGAAGGAGTGCGACGCGCTGATCATCTGCGTGCCCACGCCGCTCTCCGAGGCCCGTGAACCCGACCTCACCTTCGTGCAGAAGGCGGGCGAGGCGATCGCGCCGCACCTGCGCCCGGGCCACCTCGTGGTCCTCGAGTCGACCACCTACCCCGGCACCACCGACGAGGTGCTCCGCCCGATCCTCGAGAAGGTGAGCGGCCTCAAGGCGGGCCGCGACTTCCACCTCGCCTTCTCGCCCGAGCGCGAGGATCCCGCCAACGGCAAGTTCACCACCCGCCGGATCCCGAAGGTCGTCGGCGGCTACACGCCCTCCTGCCTCGACGCGGCCACCGCCCTCTACGGCAGCGTGATCGAGAAGGTGGTGCCCGTCTCCTCGACCCAGGTCGCG is from Vulgatibacter sp. and encodes:
- a CDS encoding glycosyltransferase, yielding MIHPRHLEAAHALRGRDIVCFSNDWDGDPLSKTHIMKILARDNRVLWVNSVANRRPQASASDLQRIVKKLGDVAKGITEPLPNLHVLGPLAIPAFGPTARKINRIIFRQQILRAMKKLGFRDPISWSFLPASAPVSGTLGEELVVYHCVDEFSEFTGTPGEIKQMEEELARRAEVVIVSADKLARSKGAWNRNLHVVRHGVDHAHFARALDDAIQVPPELAALPGPVIGFFGLVADWVDLELIRAVADAFPEGSVAIVGKVSTSLAALQGAHNVHLFGRRPYEELPAWCKGFDVALMPFVENELAANSNPLKVREYLAAGLPVVSTPVPEVERLGLCKIASGREAFVRAVREALRDPGPSRARSASIAHESWDAKVDEIRMAIAATYERRKGR
- a CDS encoding SRPBCC family protein, which codes for MAPEIAPIRRKAKVDLPIAQVFSLWTDSLVLWWPRAFTWSQEKLERIVIEPHAGGRCFERGPFDFHCDFGRVLVCEPPSLLRFTWQIAPDRTPQPDPEKCSEVEVRLAAASPTSTTVAIEHRGFARHGDGGEAYRQGMEQGWDELVRRLEATAQPL
- a CDS encoding alginate lyase family protein, with product MDRLAYIGYLARTVPPHRLAQVAALRLWRGAWRTLEGGPQLPAEEEVLRAFGARSLAQLPRRVAAPVPGPWGFASPPAVASTARTLRTELPQEAERAVARAEAALERRSVVFGREVVLPGCDRFVPLASAGWRAIDWEVDPVSGARFDGGSTPPGADIKYPWVPGRLDEVVHLACGAVLTAGQPSRSRAFADAALDRILDLAFAPRGVQWSCAMEVALRAANVAIAVRLLAGHAALEARPEALLAVLRSLVFHLRWVEGHLEDTVAVPNNHLVSDLVGPAVVGALLPRLPGAAAGARRALRQLERELLAQTLPDGLSFEGSVPYHRLAVELFLLADLAAQGLAAPFGREARERLAQMFVATRELGDGRGLAPQIGDNDSGQALAFRPRGPQEQAWLLPIGAALFERKELHLEGPSAELVWLLGAAGLRRLERMPLGRRPRDSALRHGGVYVLRSERLSCAIACGSNGTGGTGTHGHNDKLAVEICVDGRQVIGDPGTGSYTGDPALRNRLRGTAAHSTVIVEGEEQQPLPSGRLFALPDSAHARCLRFTSERSRATFLGEHRGYERLTPAVIHQREVVLDRLLERILIRDELQGSGKSRAEARYLVTCGAARVRPIGERERAFVERTLPRELPWDLENVVELGSHLGPLALLIGAGAAGAPRFEEATYARGYGELAHALHVCFRLEGVLPSVFTAAVLPFAAAAGR